A single Calidifontibacter indicus DNA region contains:
- a CDS encoding class F sortase, with amino-acid sequence MTTASGKPAPTTGLVLGRSRPVSLDVPAIGLKKQTLTSYGLDRDAVVAIPAADLQTPAGWLDRSPTPGEVGPSVIVGHVDSAKAGPSVFYRLGQLKPGETVSVTRVDGTVAVFRIEGVEQYHKAQFPTLKVYGNLDHAGLRLITCGGKFNRAVGHYEDNIVVYARLVAAHRA; translated from the coding sequence ATGACAACGGCGTCGGGGAAGCCGGCCCCGACGACCGGGCTGGTGCTCGGCCGCTCTCGACCGGTGAGCCTCGACGTGCCGGCGATCGGTCTGAAGAAGCAGACGCTCACCTCCTACGGGCTGGACCGCGACGCAGTGGTGGCCATTCCGGCGGCCGATCTGCAGACTCCGGCCGGGTGGCTGGACCGCTCGCCGACGCCCGGGGAGGTCGGACCGTCCGTGATCGTCGGTCACGTCGACTCGGCCAAGGCCGGCCCGTCGGTGTTCTACCGGCTCGGCCAACTCAAGCCGGGCGAGACCGTCTCGGTGACCCGCGTCGACGGCACGGTGGCGGTGTTCCGGATCGAGGGCGTCGAGCAGTATCACAAGGCTCAGTTCCCGACCCTCAAGGTCTACGGCAACCTCGATCATGCAGGTCTTCGATTGATCACCTGTGGGGGCAAGTTCAACCGGGCGGTCGGTCACTACGAAGACAACATCGTCGTTTACGCGCGGCTCGTCGCGGCCCATCGGGCCTGA
- a CDS encoding MFS transporter gives MSSVAEPSVTEPAQLTRSQRLDRLPFTRLHGRLLGGSGIGWALDAMDVGLISFLMVAIKKEWGLSTGQVSWLASVGFIGMAVGASLGGYLADRIGRRNVFALTLLVYGLATGFSALSPGFWVLLAFRFVIGLGLGAELPVASTLVSEYAPARIRGRMVVLLESFWAVGWVLAALIGYYIVPKDNGWRWALLLGVVPALYAMYVRRGLPESVRFLERAGRIDEAEQSVRRFEESAGIAPVPSPNPEKVTKMSPKALWEKRFAGRTVALWLTWFGVNFSYYGAFLWIPTFLVAQGFPMAKSFEFTLWITLAQLPGYAVAAVLIEKVGRRFTLASFLLGSAVAAMAFGQASSESTILLTGCLLSFFNLGAWGALYAVTPEVYPTMLRATGSGSATAFGRIASIIGPLLVPWVHDNHGTGPTFVLISVSFAVAMLAALGLPERKGKELQNS, from the coding sequence ATGTCGAGCGTCGCCGAGCCCTCGGTCACCGAACCCGCGCAGCTCACCCGCAGCCAGCGCCTCGACCGGCTGCCCTTCACCCGGTTGCACGGTCGGTTGCTCGGCGGATCGGGCATCGGGTGGGCACTCGATGCGATGGACGTCGGGCTCATCTCCTTCCTGATGGTCGCCATCAAGAAGGAATGGGGACTGTCGACCGGCCAGGTTTCCTGGCTGGCGTCCGTCGGTTTCATCGGCATGGCGGTCGGGGCCTCGCTCGGCGGTTACCTCGCCGACCGCATCGGCCGTCGCAACGTCTTCGCGCTCACGCTGCTGGTCTACGGCCTGGCCACCGGGTTCTCGGCCCTGTCGCCCGGTTTCTGGGTGCTGCTGGCGTTCCGGTTCGTCATCGGTCTCGGCCTCGGCGCCGAACTGCCGGTGGCGTCCACGCTGGTCAGCGAGTACGCGCCCGCGCGCATCCGTGGCCGCATGGTGGTGCTGCTGGAATCGTTCTGGGCCGTCGGGTGGGTGCTCGCGGCGCTCATCGGCTACTACATCGTGCCGAAGGACAACGGCTGGCGCTGGGCGCTGCTGTTGGGCGTCGTCCCGGCGCTGTACGCGATGTACGTGCGCCGCGGACTGCCCGAATCGGTGCGCTTCCTCGAGCGGGCCGGGCGGATCGACGAGGCGGAGCAGTCGGTGCGCCGGTTCGAAGAGTCGGCCGGCATCGCACCCGTGCCCTCCCCAAACCCCGAGAAGGTGACCAAGATGTCACCGAAGGCGTTGTGGGAGAAGCGTTTCGCCGGGCGCACGGTGGCGCTGTGGCTCACCTGGTTCGGGGTGAACTTCTCCTACTACGGCGCGTTCTTGTGGATCCCGACCTTCCTGGTCGCACAAGGGTTCCCGATGGCGAAATCATTCGAGTTCACGCTGTGGATCACCCTCGCCCAGTTGCCCGGCTACGCCGTCGCCGCCGTCCTGATCGAGAAGGTCGGCCGGCGCTTCACGCTCGCGTCGTTCCTGCTCGGATCGGCCGTCGCCGCGATGGCCTTCGGGCAGGCCTCGTCGGAGTCGACGATTCTGCTGACCGGGTGCCTCCTGTCGTTCTTCAACCTCGGCGCGTGGGGCGCGCTGTACGCGGTCACGCCCGAGGTCTACCCGACGATGCTGCGCGCGACCGGCAGCGGCAGTGCGACGGCGTTCGGACGGATCGCGTCGATCATCGGACCGTTGCTCGTGCCGTGGGTGCACGACAACCACGGCACCGGGCCCACCTTCGTGCTCATCTCGGTGTCGTTCGCGGTGGCGATGCTGGCCGCGCTCGGGTTGCCCGAGAGGAAGGGAAAGGAATTGCAGAACAGCTGA
- a CDS encoding DNA recombination protein RmuC, producing MLPVLTFALGLLLGAAVLWLVLRPRQELRLASADTERQLLRERVVDLETALGEDQQTAQALAPLSSTLARVERQVEALERDRSRQYGALGAQLRTVAETTGALHQQTAVLSGALKSSNTSGAWGEMQLRRVLEHAGLLPKCDFDEQVRSTSRHGKQIRPDAVVHLPGGKVLVIDSKAPIQHFLAAQVEDTPDAERDRLLRAHSAALTGHVEALSAKDYWSGFDSTPEAVLCFVPSEAILATAVRTDPDLLDRAMAKRVLLVSPATLLSALQTTALVWRQDALERNAQELLTIGRELYERLGTLGKHTHRVGETLRRSVEAYNAMVGTLEARVLVSARRMEDLGLASEAVPQVQPVEQAPRPLTAAELIDALDDDVARPQLDLGPAGGGSDGGSEGASRERAG from the coding sequence ATGCTTCCGGTACTCACCTTCGCCCTGGGTCTCCTGCTCGGCGCCGCCGTGCTCTGGCTGGTGCTGCGTCCGCGTCAGGAGTTGCGGCTCGCGAGCGCCGACACCGAGCGGCAGTTGCTGCGCGAGCGCGTCGTCGACCTCGAGACGGCCCTCGGCGAAGACCAGCAGACCGCCCAGGCGCTGGCTCCGTTGTCGTCGACGCTCGCCCGCGTCGAGCGTCAGGTCGAGGCACTCGAGCGCGATCGCAGCCGGCAGTACGGCGCGCTGGGGGCCCAGCTGCGCACCGTCGCCGAGACGACCGGTGCGCTCCACCAACAGACCGCGGTGCTCAGCGGTGCGCTGAAGTCGTCGAACACCTCGGGGGCGTGGGGCGAGATGCAGTTGCGCCGGGTGCTCGAGCACGCCGGGCTCTTGCCCAAGTGCGACTTCGACGAGCAGGTGCGCTCGACCAGCCGCCACGGCAAACAGATTCGGCCCGACGCCGTCGTGCACCTGCCCGGCGGCAAGGTGCTGGTGATCGACTCGAAGGCGCCGATCCAGCACTTCCTCGCCGCGCAGGTCGAAGACACCCCCGACGCCGAACGTGACCGGCTGCTGCGCGCCCACAGCGCGGCACTGACCGGTCACGTCGAGGCGCTGTCGGCGAAGGACTACTGGAGCGGTTTCGACTCCACCCCCGAGGCGGTGCTGTGCTTCGTGCCCTCGGAGGCGATCCTCGCGACGGCCGTGCGCACCGACCCCGACCTGCTCGACCGAGCGATGGCCAAACGCGTGCTGCTGGTCTCCCCCGCCACCCTGCTCAGCGCACTGCAAACCACGGCCTTGGTGTGGCGGCAGGACGCGCTGGAACGCAACGCCCAGGAACTGCTGACGATCGGGCGCGAGCTCTACGAGCGACTCGGCACCCTCGGCAAGCACACCCATCGCGTCGGCGAGACGCTGCGCCGCTCGGTCGAGGCCTACAACGCGATGGTCGGCACCCTCGAGGCGCGCGTGCTGGTCTCGGCCCGCCGGATGGAAGACCTCGGCCTGGCATCGGAAGCCGTGCCGCAGGTGCAACCCGTCGAGCAGGCGCCGCGCCCGCTGACCGCGGCCGAACTCATCGACGCCCTCGACGACGACGTCGCCCGACCGCAACTCGACCTCGGGCCGGCCGGCGGCGGGTCCGACGGCGGGTCCGAGGGTGCGAGCCGCGAGCGTGCGGGATGA
- a CDS encoding threonine/serine ThrE exporter family protein has product MSTSDDRTRQLLVYLAAALIAGGASSHEVEASIRAIGTRLGQPGVQLHAQPVGVTLSLGFGTPSTYESVEGPLRLDQSAAVADIQQGLLAGTMHPDDALIRLRGLRAQPHRFPIGGMYLGALCVGIGLALILQPSWSAVAFGALTAPFVAMLMRLAARGLLPAALLPCLAAFGVSLAAFWAHRHGYVTSPLRTLLPPVAVLLPGATIVTGLSELVNGAAVSGSARLASGATQLVMFAVGIIGAAALLGVGGDALQNTRVDDLGWWSPAVGLVLVTAGICLQESVPRALAPWIFAVLAVTMTAQLVVQAWTDAAWPGAFAGAAVASVTAWSVAVLRRGVPRMVLFLPSFWLLVPGSVGLVSVAQLGLEPALSAPTATLAAGVILAIALGLVVGTTLARVVRTIALRLRRPMPTAESA; this is encoded by the coding sequence GTGAGCACGAGCGACGACCGCACCCGCCAACTGCTGGTCTATCTGGCGGCGGCGCTCATCGCCGGCGGTGCGTCGTCGCACGAGGTCGAGGCGAGCATCCGTGCCATCGGCACCCGGCTGGGTCAGCCCGGCGTCCAACTGCACGCCCAGCCGGTGGGTGTCACCCTGTCGCTCGGGTTCGGCACCCCCTCGACCTACGAGTCGGTGGAAGGGCCGCTGCGGCTCGATCAGTCGGCGGCCGTCGCGGACATCCAACAGGGGTTGTTGGCCGGCACGATGCACCCCGACGACGCGCTCATCCGCTTGCGCGGACTACGCGCCCAACCCCACCGTTTCCCGATCGGCGGCATGTACCTCGGTGCGCTCTGCGTCGGCATCGGGCTCGCCCTCATCCTCCAACCGTCGTGGAGTGCCGTGGCCTTCGGTGCCCTCACCGCGCCGTTCGTCGCGATGCTGATGCGGCTCGCCGCACGCGGGCTGCTCCCCGCCGCGCTACTGCCGTGCCTGGCCGCGTTCGGGGTGTCGCTGGCGGCCTTCTGGGCCCACCGGCACGGCTACGTGACCAGCCCGCTGCGCACCCTGCTGCCACCGGTCGCGGTGCTGCTTCCGGGCGCCACGATCGTCACTGGTCTCTCCGAGTTGGTGAACGGTGCGGCGGTCAGCGGATCGGCCCGATTGGCCTCGGGTGCAACCCAGTTGGTGATGTTCGCGGTCGGCATCATAGGCGCGGCCGCATTGCTCGGTGTCGGCGGCGACGCGCTGCAGAACACCCGCGTCGACGACCTCGGCTGGTGGAGTCCGGCGGTCGGCCTGGTGCTCGTGACCGCGGGCATCTGCCTGCAGGAATCGGTGCCGCGCGCCTTGGCGCCGTGGATCTTCGCGGTGCTGGCCGTCACGATGACCGCCCAGTTGGTCGTGCAGGCCTGGACCGACGCCGCCTGGCCCGGCGCGTTCGCGGGGGCGGCCGTCGCCAGCGTCACCGCCTGGTCGGTCGCCGTGCTGCGCCGCGGCGTGCCGCGCATGGTGCTGTTCCTGCCCAGCTTCTGGCTGCTCGTGCCGGGATCGGTCGGCCTCGTCTCGGTCGCCCAACTCGGCCTCGAACCAGCGCTCTCCGCCCCGACGGCCACCCTCGCCGCCGGGGTGATCCTCGCCATCGCACTCGGGCTCGTCGTCGGCACCACGCTGGCCCGCGTCGTCCGCACGATCGCCCTGCGTCTGCGCCGACCCATGCCAACAGCAGAATCCGCGTGA
- a CDS encoding 4-hydroxy-3-methylbut-2-enyl diphosphate reductase, whose product MSSTTESLPGTDRSTASKRVLLAAPRGYCAGVDRAVVTVEKALDLYGPPVYVRKEIVHNKHVVTTLEKRGAIFVDETQEVPHGATVIFSAHGVAPIVHEEAKALSLKTIDATCPLVTKVHREAKRFASDDYDILLIGHEGHEEVVGTSGEAPEHITLVQSPDHVDEVEVRDPEKVVWLSQTTLSVDETMETVRRLREKFPKLQDPPSDDICYATQNRQLAVKQMAHETDLMIVVGSRNSSNSVRLVEVALEHGARDGHLVDYADEIDEAWLTGVTTVGVTSGASVPEILVRDVLEFLAERGFDDVVPIVAAEESLLFALPNELRRDLKAKNGANADKVRHDAGSLH is encoded by the coding sequence ATGAGTTCGACGACCGAGTCCCTGCCCGGCACCGACCGCAGCACCGCGAGCAAGCGGGTGCTGCTCGCGGCTCCGCGCGGATACTGCGCCGGAGTCGATCGGGCGGTGGTCACCGTCGAAAAGGCGCTCGACCTCTACGGCCCGCCGGTCTACGTGCGCAAGGAGATCGTGCACAACAAGCACGTGGTCACCACCCTGGAGAAGCGCGGCGCGATCTTCGTCGACGAAACCCAGGAAGTGCCCCACGGCGCCACCGTCATCTTCTCCGCACACGGTGTTGCGCCGATCGTGCACGAGGAGGCAAAAGCCTTGTCGCTCAAGACGATCGACGCGACGTGCCCGCTGGTCACCAAGGTGCACCGCGAGGCCAAGCGGTTCGCGTCCGACGACTACGACATCCTGCTCATCGGCCACGAGGGGCACGAGGAGGTCGTCGGCACCTCCGGCGAGGCGCCCGAGCACATCACCCTCGTGCAGAGCCCCGACCACGTCGACGAGGTCGAGGTGCGCGACCCGGAGAAGGTCGTCTGGTTGTCGCAGACGACGCTGTCGGTCGACGAGACGATGGAGACCGTGCGCCGGCTGCGGGAGAAGTTCCCCAAGCTGCAGGATCCGCCGTCCGACGACATCTGTTACGCCACGCAGAACCGTCAGCTCGCGGTGAAGCAGATGGCACACGAGACCGACCTGATGATCGTGGTCGGCAGCCGCAACTCCTCCAACTCGGTGCGTCTGGTCGAGGTCGCCCTCGAGCACGGTGCCCGCGACGGCCACCTGGTCGACTACGCCGACGAGATCGACGAAGCCTGGCTCACCGGTGTCACCACCGTCGGGGTCACCTCAGGGGCATCGGTGCCCGAGATCCTCGTGCGCGACGTGCTGGAGTTCCTCGCCGAACGCGGCTTCGACGACGTCGTGCCGATCGTCGCGGCCGAGGAGAGCCTGCTGTTCGCGCTGCCGAACGAGCTGCGCCGCGACCTCAAGGCGAAGAACGGTGCGAACGCCGACAAGGTGCGTCACGACGCCGGTTCGCTGCACTGA
- the xseA gene encoding exodeoxyribonuclease VII large subunit: MSTPATPGRLPDKAADTTAEQPWPLRLLSMKIGDYVDRMSPVWVEGQLVQVNRRPGSPTVFLTLRDIDAEISMSVTTHVNTLNAMGPAVQPGARVVMQAKPTFWAKQGTLQLDARQIRAVGIGELLARVERLKHLLRSEGVFDASRKRPIPFVPNRIGLICGRNSAAERDVVENVRRRWPKAVFEIRQVAVQGVSTVDEVSGALGELDADPAIDVIVIARGGGSFEDLLPFSNETLVRAVSTARTPVVSAIGHDVDSPLLDFVADVRASTPTDAAKLIVPDLGEQLTLVARLRDTGARALTRRIAHERQRIDLLRSRPVLAHPQTMVASRREEVQRLQERARVRLAHRLERSHDGITHLQGQLRALSPQQTLERGYAVVRQVDGTVVTDVAEVSTDDLLRVTVARGDFAVRPVASS; this comes from the coding sequence GTGAGCACCCCCGCAACCCCCGGACGCCTGCCCGACAAGGCCGCCGACACCACCGCCGAACAGCCCTGGCCGTTGCGGCTGCTCAGCATGAAGATCGGCGACTACGTCGACCGGATGTCGCCGGTCTGGGTCGAGGGACAGTTGGTGCAGGTGAACCGCCGTCCGGGGTCGCCGACCGTCTTCCTCACGCTGCGCGACATCGACGCCGAGATCTCGATGTCGGTGACCACCCACGTCAACACGCTCAACGCGATGGGTCCCGCCGTCCAGCCGGGTGCACGGGTGGTGATGCAGGCCAAGCCGACCTTCTGGGCCAAGCAGGGCACGCTGCAACTCGACGCGCGTCAGATCCGCGCGGTCGGCATCGGCGAACTGCTCGCCCGGGTCGAACGTCTGAAGCACCTGCTGCGCAGCGAAGGTGTGTTCGACGCGTCGCGCAAACGCCCGATTCCGTTCGTGCCCAACCGCATCGGGCTCATCTGCGGACGCAACAGCGCCGCCGAGCGCGACGTCGTCGAGAACGTGCGACGCCGGTGGCCGAAGGCAGTTTTCGAGATCCGTCAGGTGGCGGTGCAGGGTGTTTCGACCGTCGACGAGGTCAGCGGGGCGCTCGGTGAACTCGACGCCGACCCCGCGATCGACGTCATCGTCATCGCCCGCGGCGGCGGGTCGTTCGAGGATCTGCTGCCGTTCTCCAACGAGACCCTCGTGCGTGCCGTCTCGACCGCGCGCACCCCGGTGGTCAGTGCGATCGGGCACGACGTCGACAGTCCGCTGCTCGACTTCGTCGCCGATGTGCGCGCTTCCACCCCCACCGACGCGGCCAAGCTGATCGTGCCCGACCTCGGCGAGCAACTGACGCTGGTGGCACGGCTGCGCGACACCGGCGCGCGTGCCCTCACCCGTCGGATCGCCCACGAACGCCAACGCATCGACCTGCTGCGCAGCCGTCCGGTGTTGGCCCACCCGCAGACGATGGTCGCGAGTCGGCGCGAGGAGGTGCAGCGGTTGCAGGAGCGCGCCCGGGTGCGCCTCGCACACCGGCTCGAACGCTCCCACGACGGCATCACCCACCTGCAGGGTCAGCTGCGGGCGCTCTCGCCCCAGCAGACGCTGGAACGTGGATACGCCGTCGTCCGGCAGGTCGACGGCACGGTGGTGACCGACGTGGCCGAGGTGTCGACGGACGACCTGCTGCGGGTGACCGTGGCCAGGGGCGACTTCGCGGTGCGCCCGGTGGCCTCGTCGTAG
- a CDS encoding exodeoxyribonuclease VII small subunit: MPDDNSPDVSSDVPAGDDAVTTETTGAASSSKKSGDDRNADVAQLGYEDARDELARIVAQLEAGSVPLEESMRLWERGEALAAHCHKWLDDAQGRVEQLTGDKADH; the protein is encoded by the coding sequence ATGCCCGACGACAACTCCCCCGACGTCTCCTCCGACGTCCCGGCCGGCGACGACGCGGTGACCACCGAGACCACTGGGGCCGCGAGCAGTTCCAAGAAGAGCGGGGACGACCGCAATGCCGATGTCGCGCAACTCGGTTACGAGGACGCCCGCGACGAACTCGCCCGCATCGTGGCGCAGTTGGAGGCCGGCTCGGTGCCGTTGGAGGAGTCGATGCGGCTGTGGGAGCGCGGCGAGGCGCTGGCCGCGCACTGCCACAAGTGGCTGGACGACGCGCAGGGCCGGGTGGAGCAACTCACCGGCGACAAAGCCGACCACTAG
- a CDS encoding DUF4245 domain-containing protein has translation MTAPQTTTESVQSPPPKRRGMSGTAKSMIISMVLVVLAVLGWTALVPRVNKVDRPGVDVAGIARETAIAQKWTVTYPQPAPKGWIPANVRLVTFQNQPATWQAGYDLPDSKYIAVQQTDKPNQLWTDHQTNYGKPEGTVEVAGVKWTKVYRNSNDQSSLVRSEPLNGLATIVTGRADWSELQQFASLLKPAATS, from the coding sequence GTGACCGCCCCGCAGACCACCACCGAATCCGTCCAGTCGCCGCCGCCGAAGCGGCGCGGCATGTCCGGCACCGCCAAGAGCATGATCATCTCGATGGTGCTGGTGGTGCTCGCGGTGCTCGGGTGGACGGCGCTGGTGCCGCGGGTCAACAAGGTCGACCGGCCGGGCGTCGACGTCGCCGGTATCGCCCGGGAGACCGCGATTGCGCAGAAGTGGACGGTCACCTATCCGCAGCCGGCCCCGAAGGGATGGATCCCGGCGAACGTGCGCCTGGTGACCTTCCAGAACCAGCCTGCGACCTGGCAGGCCGGCTACGACCTGCCCGACAGCAAGTACATCGCGGTGCAGCAGACCGACAAGCCGAACCAGTTGTGGACCGACCACCAGACCAACTACGGCAAGCCCGAGGGCACCGTCGAGGTGGCCGGCGTGAAGTGGACCAAGGTGTATCGCAACAGCAACGACCAGTCGTCGCTGGTGCGCTCCGAGCCGCTGAACGGGCTGGCCACGATCGTCACCGGCCGCGCCGACTGGAGCGAACTGCAGCAGTTCGCGAGCCTGCTCAAGCCCGCCGCGACCTCCTAG
- the glpX gene encoding class II fructose-bisphosphatase — MSEQPSFTIKPDRNLALELVRVTEAAAMAGARYVGRGDKNTADGAAVAAMRELIATVSMNGVVVIGEGEKDNAPMLFNGERVGDGTGPEVDVAVDPIDGTTLTAKGMNNAVAVMAVSERGSMYDPSAVFYMDKLAAGPEAADVVDIRLPVAENIRRVAKAKGMNRSDVTVVMLDRPRHEELGQQVRDAGARIRYISDGDVAGSIMAARAGTGIDLLLGVGGTPEGIITACAMKCMDGVIQGRLWPRDDDEKQKAIDAGHDIDAVLSTDDLVKGDNCFFVATGITDGELLQGVRYHHGGAHTQSLVMRSKSGTIRVIDAEHRPSKLDDYR, encoded by the coding sequence ATGTCCGAGCAGCCGTCGTTCACGATCAAGCCCGACCGCAACCTTGCCCTCGAGCTGGTTCGCGTCACCGAGGCGGCCGCCATGGCCGGAGCCCGGTACGTCGGCCGCGGGGACAAGAACACCGCCGACGGTGCAGCCGTCGCCGCGATGCGCGAACTCATCGCCACCGTCTCGATGAACGGTGTCGTCGTCATCGGTGAGGGCGAGAAGGACAACGCCCCGATGTTGTTCAACGGCGAGCGCGTGGGCGACGGCACCGGTCCCGAGGTCGACGTCGCGGTCGACCCGATCGACGGCACCACGCTCACCGCGAAGGGCATGAACAACGCCGTGGCGGTGATGGCCGTGAGCGAGCGCGGCTCGATGTACGACCCGAGCGCGGTCTTCTACATGGACAAGCTGGCCGCCGGCCCCGAGGCCGCCGATGTCGTCGACATCCGCCTGCCGGTTGCCGAGAACATCCGCCGGGTGGCCAAGGCCAAGGGCATGAACCGCTCCGACGTCACGGTCGTGATGCTCGATCGTCCGCGCCACGAGGAGCTCGGTCAGCAGGTGCGCGACGCCGGCGCCCGCATCCGGTACATCAGCGACGGCGACGTCGCGGGTTCGATCATGGCGGCTCGCGCGGGCACCGGCATCGACCTGCTGCTCGGCGTCGGCGGCACCCCCGAGGGCATCATCACCGCGTGCGCGATGAAGTGCATGGACGGCGTGATCCAGGGACGTCTGTGGCCGCGCGACGACGACGAGAAGCAGAAGGCGATCGACGCCGGCCACGACATCGACGCGGTGCTGTCGACCGACGACCTGGTGAAGGGCGACAACTGCTTCTTCGTGGCCACCGGCATCACCGACGGTGAACTGCTCCAGGGCGTGCGCTACCACCACGGCGGCGCACACACCCAGTCGCTGGTGATGCGCAGCAAGAGCGGCACGATCCGGGTCATCGACGCCGAGCACCGGCCGTCCAAGCTCGACGACTACCGCTGA
- a CDS encoding carbohydrate kinase family protein — MIDATDATDATDQGLVVVGEALVDVVRSVGGDVAEHVGGSPLNVAVGLARLGHPTTLAAWFGTDERGAAIRDHLDRDHVALLAGSDGAPRTATAEATLDDTGAATYRFDIDWQLPHAVPTTGHLHTGSIAAVLQPGASAVREACFAQRAHGTISYDPNCRPQLMGDPAQVRSDIEQLVGLADVVKASDEDVHWLYGDEAPLEEVARLWAKLGPSLVVVTRGGAGALAHLPAGGVGNDVKTVAGQPVSVVDTVGAGDSFMAGLLSGLLDAGLLGGLAQRDDFRRAGWEQVQPALDRAAAAASITVSRAGANPPTRAELEA; from the coding sequence ATGATCGACGCGACCGACGCAACCGACGCAACCGACCAGGGCCTCGTCGTCGTCGGCGAGGCACTGGTCGACGTCGTCCGGTCGGTCGGCGGAGACGTCGCCGAGCACGTCGGCGGATCGCCCCTGAACGTCGCGGTGGGCCTGGCCCGGCTCGGGCACCCGACCACGCTAGCGGCGTGGTTCGGCACCGACGAGCGCGGCGCAGCGATCCGCGACCACCTCGACCGCGACCACGTCGCCCTGCTCGCGGGCAGCGATGGTGCACCGCGGACGGCGACCGCCGAGGCGACGCTGGACGACACCGGCGCCGCGACGTACCGCTTCGACATCGACTGGCAACTCCCCCACGCCGTGCCAACGACCGGCCACCTGCACACCGGGTCGATCGCGGCGGTGCTCCAACCCGGCGCGTCGGCCGTGCGTGAGGCCTGCTTCGCGCAGCGTGCGCACGGCACGATCTCCTACGACCCCAACTGCCGTCCGCAGCTGATGGGCGACCCGGCGCAGGTGCGCTCCGACATCGAGCAGCTCGTCGGGCTGGCCGATGTGGTCAAGGCGAGCGACGAGGACGTGCACTGGCTGTACGGCGACGAGGCGCCGCTGGAGGAGGTCGCTCGGCTATGGGCCAAGCTCGGACCGTCGCTGGTCGTCGTGACCCGCGGCGGTGCCGGCGCACTCGCCCACCTGCCTGCCGGCGGGGTGGGCAACGACGTGAAGACCGTTGCCGGACAACCCGTTTCGGTGGTCGACACCGTCGGGGCGGGCGACTCGTTCATGGCCGGTCTACTCAGCGGGCTGCTCGACGCAGGGCTGCTCGGTGGCCTCGCCCAACGCGACGACTTCCGCCGCGCGGGCTGGGAGCAGGTGCAGCCGGCGCTCGACCGGGCCGCCGCAGCGGCGTCGATCACGGTCAGCCGGGCCGGGGCCAACCCGCCGACCCGCGCCGAACTCGAAGCCTGA
- a CDS encoding energy-coupling factor ABC transporter ATP-binding protein produces the protein MSVPVLDVRGLAFAYPDGHQALFGVDLHVHRGERVALLGPNGAGKTTLVLQLNGILRAGAGSVAVSGLPVEDKNILEIRRRVGVVFQDPDDQLFMPTVRDDVAFGPRNLGLKGADLDRRVADALEQVGMNDFADRPPHHLSFGQRRRVAIATVLAMQPEILVMDEPSSNLDPASRREIAEIVRSLDVTMLMVTHDLPYAVELCERSVILSGGVIAADGATTDLLADAELMRTHRLELPFGYDLAGLGR, from the coding sequence ATGAGCGTTCCTGTCCTCGACGTGCGTGGGTTGGCCTTCGCCTATCCCGACGGCCACCAGGCGCTCTTCGGCGTCGACCTGCATGTGCACCGCGGCGAGCGGGTGGCGTTGCTCGGGCCCAACGGGGCCGGCAAGACCACCCTGGTCTTGCAACTCAACGGCATCCTGCGCGCCGGGGCGGGCTCGGTCGCGGTGTCCGGGCTGCCGGTGGAGGACAAGAACATCCTGGAGATCCGCCGCCGCGTCGGCGTGGTGTTCCAAGACCCGGACGATCAGTTGTTCATGCCGACGGTGCGCGACGACGTCGCGTTCGGCCCGCGCAACCTCGGGCTGAAGGGTGCCGACCTCGACCGCCGGGTCGCCGACGCGCTCGAACAGGTCGGCATGAACGACTTCGCCGACCGTCCGCCGCACCACCTGTCCTTCGGGCAGCGGCGCCGGGTCGCGATCGCGACCGTGCTGGCCATGCAGCCGGAGATCCTGGTGATGGACGAACCCAGCTCGAACCTCGACCCCGCCTCGCGCCGCGAGATCGCCGAGATCGTGCGGTCGCTCGACGTGACGATGCTGATGGTCACGCACGACCTGCCCTATGCCGTCGAGTTGTGCGAGCGGTCGGTGATCCTGTCCGGTGGCGTGATCGCGGCCGACGGCGCGACCACCGATCTGCTGGCCGACGCCGAGTTGATGCGCACCCACCGGTTGGAGCTGCCGTTCGGTTACGACCTGGCCGGGTTGGGGCGCTGA